AGGAAGGAGTACGATCAGTACTTAGTGAATTCCTTACCGGATTAGGTTATAATGTTGTGGAAGCATCTGATGGCAAAACAGCTCTCGAGCTTTTCAGAAAACAGAGAATGGATCTTGTTATAACTGACCTTTATATGCCTCCGGGTATTTCCGGCACAGAGGTGATGAAAAATATTAAAGTAACATCTCCCAAGACACCAGTGCTGATTATAACAGGATACAGACCAACTAAATCTCAAGAAGACGCTATGACAACTAAGGCAGATGGATACCTGATAAAACCTTTTGAACTGGAAAGACTTAAAGCTACTATCAGACAATTTATCCGCTAAGATTTCAGATTAGCGTTTAATCATCTCAATACACTCAACGGGACAAATCTGAAAACATAAACCACACCCGTAACACTTGTCCCTGTCAACTTCAAGATTTCCCTTATCATTAATCATCCTCGCTTTGAAATAGCAAACATCAACACAGAGCCCACAATCCGAACAACAATCATAATCGGTGTCTTCGATATACTTACCTTTATCACAAACCTCGTCTTGTTTTAAAAAATAGCTGCAACAATCATTGCAGCAAAAGCAGATTCCCTGGGTTTTTGTCTTAGTTTCAAAATCGCGGTAAGGACGGGTTACTAGCTTTTTATCATGAGCATCTTGCAGCAAATCATCTACGAAATCCTGATCTACATGATGATAATTACTACCAGTCCCTCCAAAAGTGCCACTGAAGTCAAGGCAGACATCCTTTCTCGATTGATGACATTTTCCTTTCTCTTCACGGCAACCGCAGTTTGAAATCCAGAAATCATGGTAACTATTAATCAGTTCTTCTGCTTCATCGTGGGTACAGACAAAATGTAAAGCGTTCCCTTGCTCTCCCATAGCTGATACTTCCTTGTCCATTAACTCTACTGAATTCTTTATCTCAGATTATCTAATATAAGTCAAGTGCTAATGTTTAATATCTTATCAAACTGCTTGCTGCTTTTTCCTTGACATAGAAGAACTGCTGAAAAGGATACCTTGTTAAATTCAAGAATAATCAGACCATAAGATGAAAGAAACTATTGTTATCAAAGGCGCTGCAGAACACAATTTGAAGGATATTGACCTTGTTATTCCCCGTAACAAGCTAATAGTCTTTACCGGTGTTTCCGGTTCAGGAAAGTCATCTCTGGCTTTCGATACACTCTATGCTGAAGGACAAAGACGTTATGTTGAATCATTATCTGCTTATGCCCGGCAGTTTTTAGAGCAGATGGAGAAACCAAAGGTTGACTATATAGAGGGTCTCTCTCCGGCTATTTCCATAGAGCAGAAAGCAGCCAGTAAAAATCCCCGTTCCACTGTCGGCACAGTTACAGAAATATATGATTATTTAAGGGTTCTCTTTGCTCGTATCGGGATTCAGCATTGCTATCAATGTGGTAGAGAGATCTCATCTCAGACAGTAGATCAAATGGTAGAAAAGATCATGACTCTCCCTGATAAGACAAAACTCTTGATCTTAGCTCCTGTTATCCAAAACCGCAAAGGTGAACATAAAGAAGAGTTGGATAAAATAAGGCAGGAAGGATTTGTCAGAGTCATTATAAATGGCAAGATGCGGGAATTATCTGAGGAGATCAATCTCGACAAAAAAAGCAAACATAACATTGATATAGTAATTGATCGTCTAATTATTAAAGAGGGTGTCGAAACAAGACTGACCGATTCATTAGAAACTGCTCTGAGAGTAGCTGATGGTTATATCAAGATTAGAAATGCCGATACAGATGAAACGGAGATCATGTCCGAAACTAACGCCTGTAATGTTTGCGGGATCAGCTTTGCTGAATTAACTCCTCAGCATTTTTCTTTTAACAGTCCGTTGGGTATGTGCCCTTCCTGCCATGGGCTCGGTACTACTCTCGAATTTGATCCTGATCTGATTGTTCACAGACCGGAACTGTCAATTATGGAAGGAGCTGTCGCCCCTTGGGGTAAATTAGAAGATAAAAAACACTCTTGGAATTTACGTATTTTGGTCAATCTTGCTCAATCTTATAACTTTTCACTGCAAACTCCATGGGTCAAGTTATCTCCGGAAATCAAAGATATCTTGCTATATGGCTCAAAGGGAAAGCGGATAAAGACCATCTGGGAAAGCCGACACGGACACGGTGAGTACATGGTTAAATTCGAGGGTATTATCCCCACAATGAAACGCCGTATGCATGAAACCTCTTCGGAAGGAATGCGACGTTGGTACCTACAGTTCATCTCTGATAAGCCGTGTGAAGATTGTCAGGGTAATAAGTTGCGTAAAGAGACACAATCGGTCTATATTGGCGAAGAAACTATCGTCGCCTTATCTCATAAAACTATTTCGGGATTGAAATCTTTCTTTGAAGAACTCAAGCTTGACGGCAACAGAAAACTGATCGCAGAAGAACTACTCAAGGAGATCGGTAATCGTCTTACATTCCTTCTCAATGTCGGTCTTCATTATCTTACACTCGACCGTCGTGCTCCCTCATTATCGGGTGGTGAATCTCAAAGGATTAGGTTAGCCAGTCAGATAGGTAGCGGACTTGTAGGAGTGATGTATATTCTGGACGAACCGAGTATTGGGCTACATCAAAGAGATAACCATCGTCTTACTGAGATGTTGTTAAGATTAAGAGATATTGGTAACACTGTATTCGTTGTCGAACATGATCGAGATATGATGCTGGCTGCTGACAGAATCTATGACTTTGGTCCGCGAGCCGGTATTTATGGTGGTCAGATCATCGCTGAAGGAAATCATCAAGAGATCATGATGAACCAAAAATCTCTGACAGGTAAATATCTCACCGGTGAGTTATCTATACCAATACCCAAGAAGAGAATACCTCCCGATAACCGTGCAATATTGATTAAGGGTGCTCGTCAGAATAATTTGAAAAATATCGATATTGAGATCCCAATAGGGATATTCACCTGCGTAACGGGAGTTTCGGGCTCAGGAAAAAGTTCTTTGATCAATCAGTTACTCCATCCGGCTTTGGCAAACCGTCTTAATCGTGCTAATCTGAGAGAAGGCGTGTGTTCAGAAATAACGGGTTACGATGAGTTAGATAATGTTATTGCTATAGATCAACAACCTATTGGTCGTACTCCACGTTCTAATCCTGCTACTTATACAAAAACCTTTGATCCTATAAGAAAGCTCTTTGCCTCTCTCCCCTCTGCTAAAACAAGAGGTTATAAAGAGGGAAGGTTCTCCTTTAATGTCAAAGGGGGCAGGTGTGAAGCATGTGAAGGCGCCGGAGTAAAACAGATCTCAATGCATTTTCTACCTGATATCTATGTTACTTGTGAGACCTGCAAAGGTAAAAGATACAACAACGAAACATTGAATATTCGTTATAAGGGCTATAATATTGCCGATGTTCTCGATATGGATATCCAAGAAGCATATAAACTCTTTGAAGCTATCCCGATCATTAAACAAAAGCTGCAGACCTTGATCGATGTTGGATTAGATTATATGAAGTTAGGACAACCCTCAACTACACTTTCAGGCGGTGAAGCACAAAGAATCAAACTCTCTCGTGAACTTAGCAAAACCAGCACAGGAAAAACCCTCTATATCCTTGATGAACCTACTACCGGTCTCCATTTTGATGATATCAATAAACTTATGAAAGTCCTCTTTCGGCTGGCTGCCATGGGTAACACTATTGTCGTCATTGAGCATAATCTTGATGTTATCAAGTGTGCCGATCATATCATTGATTTAGGTCCCGAAGGTGGAGACGAAGGTGGTTATGTAGTAGCTACAGGTACACCCGAAAAAGTAGCTCGATCAAAAAAATCGTATACCGGACAGTTCCTGAAAGATTATCTTAAAGTCTCGCCACAAAAGAAAAGATCAGTTTAATGGATTAAGTGGATTTGTCTCTTCAATAAATATAAAGGCATCATACCGCTCAGGTAATACTGTCGGAACATAATTACCTGCTTCCTGACGCGGATTATAGACTACTCCAATAGCTCTATGATCGATATGCCTGTTTAAAACTGGATGCGATCTATCATCATCATCGAAAAAGATAACAAAAACGTTATGAGTAACCTCTCGTAATAAATCTTCCCAACTGTCGTCTCTTGCTTCTGGAATGGTCATTGTTTGCCTTGCAGATTCCCAGCTCGAACCGGCTAATACTCTTCCTCGATAGCAGCCAAACCCAACAATATAAACTGCTTCTCTTCCCAGTTTTTCACGAGCCAGTTGACTAATGTTATAGCTTCCCTGTCTATGCATCGGAGTAGCTCTGGCATCACCAATATGAGTATTATGTGCCCAAACAATCCCTTTGGAACCTTCTCCGTAATGATCCAATAATCTATAAACTGTATCTTCCATGTGGAAGACACGGTAATTCCAGCTCTCCGGTCCTCTCCCTATAGCAGAACGGTAATGTTTTTCAGCATTTTTGACAATATAGGCATTCTGCTTGGCATTGAAAAAAGATTCACGGCATTCGGCAGTTAAATCATCTCTATTATTGAGAAGAAAATCGACTACATCGGTTACTTGCTGAGAACAGTTTTCTATACCGCTAAAGATGGCCCGGGCATAATTACCCCCATCGTAACCGTAGGGAGTAAAACAGTCATATAAAGATGCTATCTCCTGATAATCTTCGTTTCCCTGATTTCGTAGATAATTTCTGACTTCTGAGATAGACTCTTCTTTGCTGTAAACATCCATCCCGTAGATACCGATCCTATCTTCTTCGGGTCTGTTACTATTAAACTCTTTGAGCCATTCTATCAAGTCTACCATCTCTTCATTTGCCCACATCCATTGAGGCCAGCGGTTAAAATGGTCTCTGAGAAGCTCTCTGGATGACTTATCTTGATGTTCATAACCTTTGACATATCTATTTATTTGATAAAATGATGGCCAATCACCTTCCACAACTATGAAATCAAAATCCTGTTCTTCTATTAATCGGCGACTTATCTTTGCTCTCCAAAGATAGTATTCAGAAGTACCGTGAGTTGACTCTCCCAATAACACCAGACGTTTATTTACACTGCCAGTAATGATTTGATCGAGAGAAGTCTCATCAATCAAAGGAATACTCTTCTCATTAAGATATTCGACTATACTTTCTACGGTCCCTTCTGCCCGAGTAGAAGCAAAGAGATTGCTTTGAGAGTTAAAGTAAAACAGAGCAGTAAATAGCAATAATGCAGATAATATTTTCTTCATAATTCACTCACAAAAAAGGGTCGTAAAATCCTGATCGTTAATACAATCAACTAATTAGATTAATGAATCGTTACAGATTAAGCTTCATTTACTTCCTGTTTTTCAACCATTTGCACACTACCAAAGATAGAAGATATCTCTAAATAAAGAATTTTACCGTTATAATTTTCATCGCCAGTCCTGAATTTCTCTTGTCCGATGACAGCGAATTTTTTATCGGGTAGTGAAGCATCCCCGAAAACCGTATTAACTTCGATCTGCATCGGTATTGCAGGATCAATATAGACAAGGGCAGAACCAAAAATTACATTTACCACAACAAATTCATCACTTTTTAGCTCTCTTCTGTCAGTCAGATCTATTTTGCTTCTACCGAAAATGACATTGAATTCATTACCCCCCCGCTGAAGATTATACTCCCGAAAAGTTCCTTCTTGACGTCTTTGGGAAACTCTTCTTCTGTACAAGAAGTTACTGCCAAAGATGATTTGCATCCCAAAATAGATGAGTAAAACTCCGATAATGATCCTGAAAACCGGTATATCTATTTGGAAGATAATTTTGATAATGATTGATAAGCCAACCAAGATCAGCAACATTCCCCAGAAAACGCCACTCGATAAAATGTTCATAAGTCCTCCTTTAGTTACCTAATCTAATATTCTTATAAATTTTATGATGTACTAAGCACGAAATCACTCTCATCAACACCGGCTTTACCATCTTTCAAGATTGCTTGATACTCAAGAACGTTGTTTTCAGTATCAACTATAGCGTTAATAACCCAGATCTTGTTCACTAAGTTAATCTCATTAACCTTTAACTGTTTAATACTCTTTTTGATCATTGAACGATTATTATCTAATCTTTGAAGGTTCTTTTCCGTCCAGACACTTAACTGCTCCGGAATACAGGAAAATAGTGACTGATCTGTTGCCAGAGTTTCTACATTACAGCCGAAGATATTAATAAATGCCTGATTAGCTGAAACGATCTTACCATCGAATAAGAATCTACAAACCGGATAATCAATCTCTTCTAACAGATTGAAATATAACTTATTCAAGCGATTTATTTCCAGATCGGCAAACTTTAGATCCGAAATATCTATAATTAATGATTGTTTCGATATTCTACCGTCAAAATGGTATATAGGAGTATTTACTATAGAATACCAATGTTTATCTTTCGGACTCTGTACTTCCCACTTAACAGTCTCTCCCTGTTGAACCCTATCGTTTACACACCAAGGGCAGCGTTCTTCTAAGTTATGAAGAGCTTTATAACATAATTCGCCAACGGGATTATAGCCGGTTCTGGCGATGAATTTTTCATTCATATACTCTACTTTGTATTCATCAGAACAGACATAAATAAGCCCCTCAAAAGCTTCTACAATAGCAGAGAGTTGTGCTTGTTTTTCTAATAACTCCACTTCAGCAATTTTTCTCTCTGTTATATCCTGAACGACACCATCATATGAGATCAACTTACCGCTATTATCATAATGAAGTACCGGAGTATTTCTTAACCATGCTTGTTTACCATCTTTGCGAATAATACGATGTTCGAAAGGGTTTATTTGTTCTCCGGAGAGTATCTTTTTGACATTCTGTAAGACAAATTCCTTATCTCGCGGATCTACCATCTCAATCCAGAGAAAAGAATTCTTGGTAAATTCTTCCGGAGTATATCCGGTAACAGGTAAGCAAGCAGAACTATGAACTGTACGTTGCGGTCTGCCATTTTCGACATAGACTGTGAAGATATAGTCCGTCATAGTATTCGTTATTCTTTGCAGACGTTCTTCACTCTGTTTAAGCATGTTTTCCGACTGTTTTCTTTCACTGATATCATGACTGAATGTCAAAATTGCCGGTTCATTTTCATACTCAATCAATCTACTGATGCACTCTACAGGTATGCGATGACCAAAGCTATCTACAAACACCGATTCATACTTCAGATTCTTATAAGTCTTTAATTCAGCTAGATACAATTTGAAATTGTTGTTAAATTCCGTGAGGTGAAAATCGATATAGTTCATAGTATTAATCTTACTTTTATCATACCCTAATAAAAGCGAAGCTGCCTGATTTGCTTCTAATATCTTACCTTGAAAATCATAGATAAAGATCGCATCTGTTATACTATGAAAAATGTACTTGAACTTATCTTCACTGGAACGTAAACTCTTCTCTGCCTCTTCCAAACGCTCTTCTACATCTAATTGCTGGGTCACTTTTTTAATTGATGCAGGCAGTAGTTCCAGAAAACCATGTTCTTTCATCAAATAGTCTCTGGCTCCCAACTTCATCATATCAATGATTGCTTTTTCATTGCCTGGTGGTGATATGATAATAAAGGGAATATCCTGCTGATTGTTTCTCAAGGTAGCGATCACCTCTTTTGCTGTCATATCAGGTAGTTGATATTCCATAAGCAGTAAACTGTTCAAATTATCCATAGCATAAAACACTGCGGCACTACCAAAAGATACGACTTTAGTTATATACCCTTCTTCGTTTAGTGATTTTGCTATTAGTTTGGCTACATTCTCATTGTCTTCGACAATAATGATCTTTCTTTTGTTTTGCGCTTTATCCGCTTCACTTTCCATTGTTTTTCTTCCTTATGTATTAAACAATAAAAGGGTGATAATCACCCTTTTATAAAAAAATCTATCTTCAATTTCTCTGACTTAAACTAGTCAGAGCCTTTTTTCGCTTTTTCATCTTTCTTCTCCACGATCGAGATCTCAATTTTAA
The sequence above is a segment of the Candidatus Cloacimonadota bacterium genome. Coding sequences within it:
- a CDS encoding response regulator; translation: MTKTILLVDDEEGVRSVLSEFLTGLGYNVVEASDGKTALELFRKQRMDLVITDLYMPPGISGTEVMKNIKVTSPKTPVLIITGYRPTKSQEDAMTTKADGYLIKPFELERLKATIRQFIR
- a CDS encoding 4Fe-4S binding protein — translated: MDKEVSAMGEQGNALHFVCTHDEAEELINSYHDFWISNCGCREEKGKCHQSRKDVCLDFSGTFGGTGSNYHHVDQDFVDDLLQDAHDKKLVTRPYRDFETKTKTQGICFCCNDCCSYFLKQDEVCDKGKYIEDTDYDCCSDCGLCVDVCYFKARMINDKGNLEVDRDKCYGCGLCFQICPVECIEMIKR
- the uvrA gene encoding excinuclease ABC subunit UvrA; this encodes MKETIVIKGAAEHNLKDIDLVIPRNKLIVFTGVSGSGKSSLAFDTLYAEGQRRYVESLSAYARQFLEQMEKPKVDYIEGLSPAISIEQKAASKNPRSTVGTVTEIYDYLRVLFARIGIQHCYQCGREISSQTVDQMVEKIMTLPDKTKLLILAPVIQNRKGEHKEELDKIRQEGFVRVIINGKMRELSEEINLDKKSKHNIDIVIDRLIIKEGVETRLTDSLETALRVADGYIKIRNADTDETEIMSETNACNVCGISFAELTPQHFSFNSPLGMCPSCHGLGTTLEFDPDLIVHRPELSIMEGAVAPWGKLEDKKHSWNLRILVNLAQSYNFSLQTPWVKLSPEIKDILLYGSKGKRIKTIWESRHGHGEYMVKFEGIIPTMKRRMHETSSEGMRRWYLQFISDKPCEDCQGNKLRKETQSVYIGEETIVALSHKTISGLKSFFEELKLDGNRKLIAEELLKEIGNRLTFLLNVGLHYLTLDRRAPSLSGGESQRIRLASQIGSGLVGVMYILDEPSIGLHQRDNHRLTEMLLRLRDIGNTVFVVEHDRDMMLAADRIYDFGPRAGIYGGQIIAEGNHQEIMMNQKSLTGKYLTGELSIPIPKKRIPPDNRAILIKGARQNNLKNIDIEIPIGIFTCVTGVSGSGKSSLINQLLHPALANRLNRANLREGVCSEITGYDELDNVIAIDQQPIGRTPRSNPATYTKTFDPIRKLFASLPSAKTRGYKEGRFSFNVKGGRCEACEGAGVKQISMHFLPDIYVTCETCKGKRYNNETLNIRYKGYNIADVLDMDIQEAYKLFEAIPIIKQKLQTLIDVGLDYMKLGQPSTTLSGGEAQRIKLSRELSKTSTGKTLYILDEPTTGLHFDDINKLMKVLFRLAAMGNTIVVIEHNLDVIKCADHIIDLGPEGGDEGGYVVATGTPEKVARSKKSYTGQFLKDYLKVSPQKKRSV
- a CDS encoding erythromycin esterase family protein translates to MKKILSALLLFTALFYFNSQSNLFASTRAEGTVESIVEYLNEKSIPLIDETSLDQIITGSVNKRLVLLGESTHGTSEYYLWRAKISRRLIEEQDFDFIVVEGDWPSFYQINRYVKGYEHQDKSSRELLRDHFNRWPQWMWANEEMVDLIEWLKEFNSNRPEEDRIGIYGMDVYSKEESISEVRNYLRNQGNEDYQEIASLYDCFTPYGYDGGNYARAIFSGIENCSQQVTDVVDFLLNNRDDLTAECRESFFNAKQNAYIVKNAEKHYRSAIGRGPESWNYRVFHMEDTVYRLLDHYGEGSKGIVWAHNTHIGDARATPMHRQGSYNISQLAREKLGREAVYIVGFGCYRGRVLAGSSWESARQTMTIPEARDDSWEDLLREVTHNVFVIFFDDDDRSHPVLNRHIDHRAIGVVYNPRQEAGNYVPTVLPERYDAFIFIEETNPLNPLN
- a CDS encoding cell wall-active antibiotics response protein; the protein is MNILSSGVFWGMLLILVGLSIIIKIIFQIDIPVFRIIIGVLLIYFGMQIIFGSNFLYRRRVSQRRQEGTFREYNLQRGGNEFNVIFGRSKIDLTDRRELKSDEFVVVNVIFGSALVYIDPAIPMQIEVNTVFGDASLPDKKFAVIGQEKFRTGDENYNGKILYLEISSIFGSVQMVEKQEVNEA
- a CDS encoding PAS domain S-box protein, yielding MESEADKAQNKRKIIIVEDNENVAKLIAKSLNEEGYITKVVSFGSAAVFYAMDNLNSLLLMEYQLPDMTAKEVIATLRNNQQDIPFIIISPPGNEKAIIDMMKLGARDYLMKEHGFLELLPASIKKVTQQLDVEERLEEAEKSLRSSEDKFKYIFHSITDAIFIYDFQGKILEANQAASLLLGYDKSKINTMNYIDFHLTEFNNNFKLYLAELKTYKNLKYESVFVDSFGHRIPVECISRLIEYENEPAILTFSHDISERKQSENMLKQSEERLQRITNTMTDYIFTVYVENGRPQRTVHSSACLPVTGYTPEEFTKNSFLWIEMVDPRDKEFVLQNVKKILSGEQINPFEHRIIRKDGKQAWLRNTPVLHYDNSGKLISYDGVVQDITERKIAEVELLEKQAQLSAIVEAFEGLIYVCSDEYKVEYMNEKFIARTGYNPVGELCYKALHNLEERCPWCVNDRVQQGETVKWEVQSPKDKHWYSIVNTPIYHFDGRISKQSLIIDISDLKFADLEINRLNKLYFNLLEEIDYPVCRFLFDGKIVSANQAFINIFGCNVETLATDQSLFSCIPEQLSVWTEKNLQRLDNNRSMIKKSIKQLKVNEINLVNKIWVINAIVDTENNVLEYQAILKDGKAGVDESDFVLSTS